A part of Solicola gregarius genomic DNA contains:
- the mshA gene encoding D-inositol-3-phosphate glycosyltransferase → MGDVLGGPGGVIHRVAMLSAHTSPTDRPGTGDAGGMNVYVLELSRRLADLGIEVDIFTRATSSELPPVTSVADGVQLHAVAAGPFEQLTKADLPSQLCGFVRDVLRAEAEERPGRYDLIHSHYWLSGQVGLVARDRWNVPLVHSMHTMARVKNASLAAGDTPEPSGRIAGEQQIVDIADRLIANTSDEAAELVGHYGARPERVAVVHPGVDLATFRPADAAAARTSLGIDADADVLLFVGRIQPLKAPDVLLRAAALLRRDPDLRESLVVAVVGGPSGSGLERPTALVDLAAELGIGDAVRFVPPVDRATLARWYAAASVVCVPSYNESFGLVALEAQACGTPVVAADVGGLATAVRDGESGTLVASHDPADYAAAIAPLLRDERLRSAYGRVAIRHAAGFGWRETAGRTVEVYRAAIGRRQRQSEVAS, encoded by the coding sequence GTGGGTGATGTTCTCGGGGGTCCGGGCGGCGTCATCCATCGGGTGGCGATGCTCTCGGCGCACACGTCTCCGACCGATCGGCCGGGCACGGGCGACGCCGGTGGCATGAATGTCTACGTGCTCGAGCTGTCCCGTCGACTCGCCGACCTCGGCATCGAGGTCGACATATTCACCCGGGCCACCTCTTCTGAGCTGCCGCCGGTGACCTCCGTCGCCGACGGCGTACAGCTGCACGCGGTCGCGGCCGGCCCGTTCGAGCAACTGACGAAGGCGGATCTCCCCTCGCAGCTGTGCGGGTTCGTACGCGATGTGCTGCGCGCCGAAGCCGAGGAGCGTCCGGGTCGGTACGACCTGATCCACTCGCACTACTGGCTGTCCGGACAGGTCGGACTCGTCGCGCGCGACCGTTGGAACGTGCCACTCGTGCATTCGATGCACACGATGGCCAGGGTGAAGAACGCCTCCCTCGCCGCGGGTGACACTCCCGAGCCGTCCGGGAGGATCGCCGGCGAGCAGCAGATCGTCGACATCGCGGACCGGCTGATCGCCAACACCTCCGACGAGGCGGCCGAGCTCGTCGGACACTACGGGGCACGGCCGGAGCGGGTCGCGGTCGTGCATCCGGGCGTCGACCTCGCGACGTTCCGGCCCGCCGATGCGGCGGCGGCGCGTACCTCGCTCGGCATCGACGCGGACGCCGACGTACTCCTGTTCGTCGGCCGGATCCAGCCGCTCAAGGCGCCCGACGTGCTGCTGCGTGCGGCCGCGCTGCTGCGGCGAGACCCCGACCTTCGCGAGTCGCTGGTCGTCGCGGTCGTCGGCGGCCCGTCTGGCTCGGGTCTGGAGCGCCCGACGGCGCTCGTCGACCTCGCCGCCGAGCTGGGCATCGGCGACGCCGTCCGCTTCGTACCGCCGGTCGACCGAGCGACGCTCGCGCGCTGGTACGCCGCGGCGTCGGTCGTCTGCGTGCCGTCGTACAACGAGTCGTTCGGACTGGTGGCACTGGAGGCGCAGGCATGCGGCACCCCGGTGGTCGCGGCCGACGTCGGCGGGCTCGCGACCGCTGTCCGTGACGGCGAGAGCGGGACGCTGGTCGCCTCGCACGACCCGGCCGATTACGCCGCTGCCATCGCGCCGCTGCTGCGCGACGAACGGCTGCGCTCGGCGTACGGCCGCGTGGCGATACGCCATGCGGCCGGTTTCGGCTGGCGGGAGACGGCGGGGCGTACCGTCGAGGTCTACCGCGCCGCGATCGGGCGGCGTCAGCGTCAATCGGAGGTTGCGTCGTGA
- a CDS encoding LysR family transcriptional regulator, with product MLTPDVRLEWLVSFLAVVDTGSFVAAAEATHRSQPRVSLHVASLERAAGLVIFDRRRRPVELTDAGRSLVEHARAILQQLDAAESAMSAWRGGTRGLVHLGAHPSASAGFVPALLTAVERTAPDIEVSLVERSTLEMDESLRSGQVDLYLRPMTPPPRLSLVESRPLWREPLVVVLPEHHPLATAPEPLAVADVAAYPLISIGRLDHSETASFEPYELFRSAGYELEPVQATNQPDSLVAMVRAGLGLGVTNALAARIANTDGVRIRRLGGTHERVVAVCWNGGRALSPAAKGLFAMIVAAPPPPGTRAA from the coding sequence GTGCTGACTCCGGATGTCCGGCTGGAATGGCTTGTCTCATTCCTCGCGGTCGTCGACACCGGGAGCTTCGTCGCGGCCGCCGAGGCGACCCACCGATCGCAGCCCCGCGTGAGCCTGCACGTGGCCTCACTCGAACGCGCCGCCGGGCTGGTGATCTTCGACCGTCGTCGGCGGCCCGTCGAGCTCACCGACGCCGGGCGCAGCTTGGTCGAGCATGCCCGGGCCATCCTGCAGCAGCTGGACGCCGCCGAGTCCGCGATGTCCGCGTGGCGCGGGGGTACGCGCGGCCTGGTACATCTCGGCGCGCACCCGAGCGCCAGCGCGGGGTTCGTACCCGCCCTGCTCACTGCGGTCGAGCGCACGGCCCCCGATATCGAGGTGTCCCTGGTCGAGCGGTCGACGCTCGAGATGGACGAGTCGCTGCGCTCCGGCCAGGTCGACCTCTACCTGCGGCCGATGACACCGCCGCCGCGCCTGTCGCTGGTGGAGTCGCGGCCGCTGTGGCGGGAGCCGCTCGTCGTGGTCCTTCCCGAGCACCACCCGCTCGCCACCGCGCCCGAGCCGCTCGCGGTCGCGGACGTCGCCGCGTACCCGCTGATCTCGATCGGGCGCCTCGACCACTCGGAGACGGCGTCCTTCGAGCCGTACGAGCTGTTTCGTTCGGCCGGGTACGAGCTGGAGCCGGTGCAGGCGACGAACCAACCCGACTCGCTGGTCGCGATGGTGCGCGCGGGCCTCGGCCTCGGCGTCACCAACGCGTTGGCCGCCAGGATCGCGAACACCGACGGCGTACGCATCCGGCGGCTCGGCGGCACGCACGAGCGGGTCGTCGCGGTGTGCTGGAACGGCGGACGTGCGCTGTCGCCGGCGGCGAAGGGCCTGTTCGCGATGATCGTCGCCGCACCACCGCCGCCGGGTACGCGAGCCGCGTAG
- a CDS encoding type III secretion system chaperone family protein — protein MSTVADTIRSSLQAADLEFAEHHAGVFEVELPGERKLTTACRLEVGEQALGIHAFVARRPDENHEAVYRWLLERNLKLYAVAFAVDHNGDIHLDGRLPLHAVTPEEIDRVLGAVLTYADESFNTILELGFASSIRKEWQWRIARGESTRNLDAFRGWLERDPAPES, from the coding sequence GTGAGCACGGTCGCCGACACGATCCGCAGCAGTCTGCAGGCCGCCGACCTGGAGTTCGCCGAGCATCACGCCGGCGTCTTCGAGGTCGAGCTCCCCGGCGAGCGCAAGCTCACGACGGCGTGCCGGCTCGAGGTCGGCGAGCAGGCGCTCGGCATCCACGCGTTCGTCGCGCGCCGGCCCGACGAGAACCACGAGGCGGTCTACCGATGGCTGCTCGAACGCAACCTGAAGCTGTACGCGGTTGCGTTCGCGGTCGACCACAACGGCGACATCCATCTGGACGGCCGGCTCCCGTTGCACGCCGTCACGCCCGAGGAGATCGATCGCGTGCTCGGTGCCGTGCTGACGTACGCCGACGAGTCGTTCAACACGATTCTCGAGCTCGGCTTCGCCAGCTCGATCCGCAAGGAGTGGCAGTGGCGGATCGCCCGTGGAGAGTCGACCCGCAACCTCGACGCGTTCCGCGGCTGGCTCGAGCGCGATCCCGCCCCCGAATCCTGA
- a CDS encoding DsbA family oxidoreductase, whose product MFSDVVCPWCYIGVTRFERAAAAVTLSTGTEIEVTLRSYQLDPDAQSSGEPLVDALGAKFGGPEQVAAMVERVRAAGRPDGLDFDFQSAVAANTYDAHRLLTWTAAHAGAGAQGDLAHELWRAHFVEGADVADHDTLAARAALVGLDAERVDEVLASGVAGDEVTMQREAAHDLDIRSVPTFVIDNRWMITGAQPQDAIERALRELVTAEQ is encoded by the coding sequence GTGTTCTCAGACGTCGTCTGCCCGTGGTGTTACATCGGGGTCACCCGGTTCGAGCGGGCGGCCGCGGCGGTGACGCTCTCGACCGGCACCGAGATCGAGGTGACGCTGCGTTCGTACCAGCTCGACCCCGATGCACAGAGCTCCGGCGAACCGTTGGTCGACGCTCTGGGCGCCAAGTTCGGCGGGCCCGAACAGGTCGCCGCCATGGTCGAGCGAGTACGCGCGGCAGGGCGGCCGGACGGACTCGACTTCGACTTCCAGTCGGCGGTCGCGGCCAACACGTACGACGCCCACCGGCTGCTGACCTGGACGGCCGCGCACGCCGGCGCCGGGGCACAGGGCGATCTCGCGCACGAGCTGTGGCGCGCACACTTCGTCGAGGGCGCCGATGTCGCCGACCACGACACGCTCGCCGCACGTGCCGCGCTGGTCGGACTCGACGCGGAGCGGGTCGACGAGGTGCTGGCATCCGGCGTCGCCGGCGACGAGGTCACGATGCAGCGAGAAGCGGCGCACGACCTCGACATCCGGTCGGTGCCGACGTTCGTCATCGACAACCGTTGGATGATCACCGGTGCGCAGCCACAGGATGCGATCGAGCGCGCCCTTCGCGAGCTGGTCACGGCCGAGCAGTGA
- a CDS encoding LysR family transcriptional regulator, which yields MASRIDLESLRLIVAIDRHHSLGAAARELGISQPAASARLRSVESGYGLSLVSRSTRGSNLTEDGQAVCSWAENVLREVDTLQAGVAALSEQRKGGLEIAASLTIAEYFLPRWLGEMQRTRPDVHTALRVMNSAEVEAQVRRRDVQLGFTESPERPRGLSTRRVGSDRLAVVVAARHEWARRVYAPTADELAQTPLVLREAGSGTRETFDRALGTEPRIALEASSTSALVGAAVNGVGPAVVSEVAVRSHLDAGVLVEVTTQLDLRRPLFAIWRADETLRSPATDLVAIAAQR from the coding sequence ATGGCTTCGCGGATCGACCTGGAGTCGCTACGCCTGATCGTGGCGATCGACCGACACCACAGCCTCGGCGCGGCCGCGCGCGAGCTGGGTATCAGCCAACCCGCGGCGAGCGCCCGGCTACGGTCTGTCGAGTCCGGTTACGGACTCTCGCTGGTGTCGCGATCGACCCGCGGTTCGAACCTGACCGAAGACGGTCAGGCGGTGTGCTCGTGGGCGGAGAACGTGCTCCGCGAGGTCGACACGCTCCAGGCCGGGGTCGCCGCCCTCAGCGAGCAGCGCAAGGGCGGCCTGGAGATCGCGGCCAGCCTGACGATCGCCGAGTACTTCCTGCCCCGCTGGCTCGGCGAGATGCAGCGCACCAGGCCCGACGTGCACACGGCGCTTCGGGTGATGAACAGCGCGGAGGTCGAGGCGCAGGTCCGCCGGCGCGACGTACAGCTCGGATTCACCGAGAGCCCCGAGCGCCCGCGCGGGCTGTCGACCCGCCGGGTCGGTAGTGACCGACTCGCGGTCGTCGTCGCCGCGCGCCACGAGTGGGCGCGGCGCGTGTACGCTCCGACGGCCGACGAACTCGCGCAGACCCCGCTGGTACTCCGCGAGGCGGGCAGTGGCACACGCGAGACGTTCGACCGCGCACTCGGCACCGAGCCCCGGATCGCGCTCGAGGCGAGCTCGACGAGCGCCTTGGTCGGCGCGGCCGTCAACGGTGTCGGACCCGCCGTCGTTTCGGAGGTCGCCGTACGCTCACACCTCGACGCCGGCGTACTCGTGGAGGTCACGACGCAGCTCGACCTGCGCCGGCCGCTGTTCGCGATCTGGCGCGCCGACGAGACGCTGCGCTCCCCGGCCACCGACCTGGTCGCCATCGCCGCCCAGCGCTGA
- a CDS encoding GNAT family N-acetyltransferase, whose protein sequence is MTIRPAVAGEADALRDLARAAYAHYVERIGTEPWPMLADYTQLVEQGSVWVAARDHAIVGLIVLLPEEGHLLLDNVAVSPDAQGQGVGGRLLAFADEHARDLGYAEVRLYTNEAMTENIAYYPRHGYVETHRGEFGEYRRVHFTKTL, encoded by the coding sequence GTGACGATCCGGCCCGCGGTCGCGGGCGAGGCGGATGCCTTGCGCGACCTGGCCCGAGCGGCGTACGCGCACTATGTGGAGCGGATCGGTACCGAACCGTGGCCGATGCTGGCCGACTACACGCAGCTGGTCGAGCAGGGTTCCGTATGGGTCGCCGCGCGTGACCACGCGATCGTCGGACTGATCGTCCTGCTGCCGGAGGAGGGGCACCTGTTGTTGGACAACGTCGCGGTTTCGCCCGACGCGCAGGGTCAGGGCGTCGGCGGTCGGCTGCTCGCGTTCGCCGACGAGCATGCCCGCGACCTCGGATATGCCGAGGTGCGCCTCTACACCAACGAAGCGATGACCGAGAACATCGCGTACTACCCACGGCACGGGTACGTCGAAACGCACCGCGGCGAGTTCGGCGAGTACCGGCGGGTGCATTTCACCAAGACGCTCTGA
- a CDS encoding phosphoglyceromutase, translated as MADTHTLILLRHGESEWNAKNLFTGWVDVPLNDKGEREAVRGAELIREAGLLPDVLHTSLLRRAIATAQLALDGIDRHWIPVRRTWRLNERHYGALQGKDKKATLAEFGEEQFMKWRRSYDTPPPPIAADDPYSQDADPRYAVLPPDARPRTECLKDVLERMLPYWYDGIVPDLRRGDTVLVTAHGNSLRALVKHLDDMDEQTIVGLNIPTGIPLVYELDDQMRPVTKGGRYLDPDAAAEAIKAVANQGR; from the coding sequence ATGGCCGATACGCACACGCTGATCCTGCTCCGCCACGGCGAGAGCGAGTGGAATGCCAAGAACCTGTTCACCGGCTGGGTGGACGTGCCGCTGAACGACAAGGGTGAGCGGGAGGCCGTACGCGGAGCCGAGCTCATCCGCGAGGCGGGCCTGCTGCCGGACGTACTCCACACGTCGCTGCTCCGGCGTGCGATCGCCACTGCGCAGCTCGCCCTCGACGGGATCGACCGGCACTGGATTCCGGTGCGCCGCACCTGGCGGCTGAACGAGCGCCACTACGGTGCCCTGCAGGGCAAGGACAAGAAGGCGACCCTCGCGGAGTTCGGCGAGGAGCAGTTCATGAAGTGGCGCCGCTCGTACGACACGCCACCGCCTCCCATCGCCGCCGACGACCCGTACAGCCAGGACGCCGACCCGCGGTACGCCGTGCTGCCGCCCGACGCGCGCCCGCGGACCGAGTGCCTCAAGGACGTTCTCGAGCGGATGCTGCCGTACTGGTACGACGGCATCGTCCCCGACCTGCGCCGCGGCGACACGGTGCTCGTCACCGCGCACGGCAACTCCCTGCGCGCGCTCGTCAAGCACCTCGACGACATGGACGAGCAGACGATCGTCGGGCTGAACATCCCGACGGGCATCCCGCTCGTCTACGAGCTGGACGACCAGATGCGGCCCGTCACGAAGGGCGGCCGCTACCTCGACCCCGACGCGGCCGCCGAGGCGATCAAGGCCGTCGCGAACCAGGGCCGCTGA
- a CDS encoding aminotransferase class V-fold PLP-dependent enzyme: MTANRRQVIKTMGALPIAAAVPAAGMLSASAAEATAAPHAGALGGRDLFAEVGIEPLINARGTMTYLSGNLMLPEVVDAIRATSHEFVNMYELQDAVGAKLAELLDCEAAMVTAGAASALAIGTAAVLTGTDEEKIKALPFLPGPRREVVIQKSHRYVFDQNVRMAGVDFVEVEGPREMERAINDKTVMGLFFNAASSWYGTPDSVSREQFVEIAKRHKIPTFIDAAADVPPMERLFEYQRMGFDLVTFSGGKIIRGPQSAGILLGRRDLIEAAKLNFSPYEAPIGRTMKVNKEEIFGMYAAIKSYLERDHDREWDDWVDRTERIARAVRRVPTVEAEMVVPPGPANEFPGLEVTWDQDTVQISPDEVIERLRDGRPRIEVAGGGDTLGIAVVTLRADQVQIVARRVHRMLADAARG; this comes from the coding sequence ATGACGGCGAACAGGCGTCAGGTAATCAAGACCATGGGAGCGCTGCCGATCGCGGCAGCAGTACCGGCCGCGGGCATGCTGAGTGCCTCCGCGGCAGAGGCGACAGCCGCGCCGCATGCGGGCGCTCTCGGCGGGCGTGACCTGTTCGCGGAGGTCGGGATCGAGCCGCTGATCAATGCCCGCGGCACGATGACGTACCTGTCGGGAAACCTGATGCTCCCCGAGGTCGTCGATGCCATCCGCGCGACCTCGCACGAGTTCGTGAACATGTACGAACTGCAGGACGCCGTCGGCGCCAAGCTCGCGGAACTGCTCGACTGCGAGGCGGCCATGGTCACCGCCGGCGCCGCGAGCGCGCTCGCGATAGGCACGGCCGCCGTACTGACCGGAACGGATGAGGAGAAGATCAAGGCGCTGCCGTTCCTGCCCGGTCCGCGGCGTGAGGTGGTGATCCAGAAGTCGCACCGCTACGTCTTCGACCAGAACGTACGCATGGCCGGTGTCGACTTCGTCGAGGTCGAGGGCCCGCGCGAGATGGAGCGCGCCATCAACGACAAGACGGTCATGGGGTTGTTCTTCAACGCCGCCTCGTCCTGGTACGGCACGCCGGACTCCGTCTCCAGGGAGCAGTTCGTGGAGATCGCGAAGCGACACAAGATCCCGACGTTCATCGATGCCGCCGCCGACGTACCTCCGATGGAGCGGCTGTTCGAGTACCAGCGGATGGGCTTCGACCTGGTGACCTTCTCGGGCGGCAAGATCATCCGCGGACCACAGAGCGCGGGAATCCTGCTCGGGCGCCGCGACCTGATCGAGGCCGCGAAGCTCAACTTCAGCCCGTACGAGGCGCCGATCGGGCGGACGATGAAGGTCAACAAGGAAGAGATCTTCGGGATGTACGCCGCCATCAAGTCGTACCTCGAGCGTGACCACGACCGGGAGTGGGACGACTGGGTCGACCGCACCGAGCGGATAGCTCGGGCGGTACGCCGGGTGCCGACCGTCGAGGCGGAGATGGTCGTACCCCCGGGCCCCGCCAACGAGTTTCCGGGCCTCGAGGTGACGTGGGACCAGGACACCGTGCAGATCAGCCCCGACGAGGTGATCGAGCGGCTGCGCGACGGACGGCCGCGGATCGAGGTCGCCGGCGGGGGAGACACCCTCGGCATCGCGGTCGTGACGCTGCGCGCCGATCAGGTGCAGATCGTCGCCCGCCGCGTACACCGGATGCTGGCCGACGCTGCGCGCGGCTGA
- a CDS encoding neprosin family prolyl endopeptidase, whose amino-acid sequence MSTRATRIAAPAVCGVLALSSSGSALLAPADAAPATMATAPAPASVDQRHEPPRHDLLRSDSARWRYKYATAGQYYRKGKYPSGLFASFTVHKPKDVKVRKGDHSLAEIALARPGSNPNRPSYIEVGWVRGNHDGKVRLFVFWWGLKGNPHCYNFACKGFVRAGKGIRPGAKLKPGSKIRLGWVHRKNRWNLYVNGKRSGYYPDRLWKNKFERISWAQVFGEVAYSGGKGRCIDMGNGKLARKHKGARVWNMKTRGKSTAHFTKWGEVRGQYGFKRLSGKAFRYGGPGPC is encoded by the coding sequence ATGTCGACTCGCGCCACTCGGATTGCCGCACCCGCCGTGTGCGGGGTACTCGCCCTGTCGTCGTCGGGCTCGGCACTGCTCGCCCCTGCCGACGCTGCACCCGCCACCATGGCGACTGCACCCGCACCGGCTTCGGTCGACCAGCGCCACGAGCCGCCTCGTCACGACCTGCTGCGATCCGACTCGGCCCGTTGGCGCTACAAGTACGCGACGGCCGGCCAGTACTACCGCAAGGGGAAGTATCCGTCGGGCTTGTTCGCGTCGTTCACCGTGCACAAACCCAAGGACGTCAAGGTTCGAAAGGGCGACCACAGCCTTGCCGAGATCGCGCTCGCTCGACCCGGCAGTAACCCGAACCGTCCGTCGTATATCGAAGTCGGCTGGGTGCGCGGTAACCACGACGGCAAGGTACGTCTGTTCGTGTTCTGGTGGGGTCTCAAGGGAAACCCGCACTGTTACAACTTCGCATGCAAGGGATTCGTACGCGCCGGAAAGGGAATCAGGCCGGGTGCGAAACTCAAGCCGGGATCGAAGATCCGGCTCGGCTGGGTGCACCGCAAGAATCGGTGGAATCTCTACGTCAACGGCAAGCGTTCCGGCTACTATCCCGACCGGCTATGGAAGAACAAGTTCGAACGCATCTCCTGGGCGCAGGTCTTCGGCGAGGTCGCATACAGCGGCGGCAAGGGCCGGTGCATCGACATGGGCAACGGCAAGCTCGCGCGCAAGCACAAGGGTGCCCGAGTGTGGAACATGAAGACCCGTGGGAAGAGCACGGCGCACTTCACCAAGTGGGGCGAGGTTCGTGGGCAGTACGGATTCAAGCGGCTGAGCGGTAAGGCATTCCGCTACGGCGGCCCGGGCCCGTGCTGA
- a CDS encoding YeiH family protein, with amino-acid sequence MLLRTRPRRATYVAELAGLAVPLTAALAAIGIGILVPLASPLLVALVIGAAIGNTRLGDHAWLRDQQRVTKLLLRVGVVLLGLRLPLQDLATVGVRGIAVIAVTVVATFTLTCYLGGRMGLERGLVSLIASGFSICGASAIAAVETGIRRRDEDVALSIAMVTVFGTLMIVVLPVTGSLLGLTDTQLGVWAGASIHEVAQVVAAASAAGAAAVAIATTIKLGRVSMLALAFVAVQRRERRAEPAGRTEAKAPVLPWFVVGFVVAAGVRTAGLLGPGVLEVADVATTLLLACAMFGLGLMMRVAALFPVPWRVLGLATASTGIASSVSLALTLALF; translated from the coding sequence ATGCTTCTCCGCACCCGTCCGCGCCGCGCCACGTACGTCGCCGAGCTCGCCGGTCTGGCGGTGCCGCTGACCGCCGCGCTCGCCGCGATCGGCATCGGCATCCTGGTTCCGCTGGCGAGCCCTCTTCTGGTCGCCCTGGTGATCGGGGCGGCGATCGGCAACACCCGTCTCGGCGACCACGCCTGGCTGCGCGATCAGCAGCGCGTCACCAAGCTGTTGCTTCGCGTCGGCGTCGTGCTGCTCGGCCTGCGGCTCCCCCTTCAGGATCTCGCCACCGTCGGCGTACGCGGCATCGCCGTCATCGCGGTGACCGTCGTCGCCACCTTCACCCTGACCTGCTATCTCGGCGGGCGCATGGGGCTCGAGCGCGGACTGGTGAGCCTGATCGCGTCGGGGTTCTCCATCTGCGGCGCCTCCGCGATCGCCGCCGTGGAGACGGGCATCCGGCGCCGCGACGAGGATGTCGCGCTGTCGATCGCGATGGTCACGGTGTTCGGCACGCTGATGATCGTCGTACTCCCCGTCACCGGATCGCTGCTGGGCTTGACCGATACGCAACTCGGTGTGTGGGCCGGCGCGTCCATCCACGAGGTGGCGCAGGTCGTGGCCGCGGCGTCCGCGGCCGGTGCTGCCGCGGTCGCGATCGCGACCACGATCAAGCTCGGCAGGGTGTCGATGCTCGCCTTGGCGTTCGTCGCCGTGCAGCGTCGCGAGCGGCGCGCCGAGCCGGCCGGGCGTACCGAGGCGAAGGCCCCGGTGTTGCCCTGGTTCGTCGTCGGGTTCGTCGTCGCTGCGGGAGTACGTACGGCGGGGCTGCTCGGGCCGGGCGTGCTCGAGGTGGCCGACGTCGCCACGACCTTGCTGCTCGCGTGCGCGATGTTCGGACTCGGCCTGATGATGCGCGTGGCCGCACTGTTCCCCGTGCCGTGGCGAGTCCTCGGACTCGCCACGGCCTCGACCGGTATCGCGTCGTCGGTGTCCCTCGCCCTCACCCTGGCGCTCTTCTGA